The genomic stretch CAGTGCTCGGCGCCCCGCCTTCTTTCGTGTCCGTTTGTCGGAGAGGACGCCACTTCGGACCTTCTGGTGCGGGGAGGGCGGGTCCGAGGAGCCGGCTAAGCTGGCGCTGTCCCACGCCTCATCTGCTGCTCTATGCGCCCTGAgtggggaggagggcggcgtgCTAAAGTTCACCAGGAGGTCAGGCAGCGTCTGGTGGTTTGGTCTACTTCCTGTTCCATCATCACCCAGGCTCCTCCCCCAAAGAATCTCCTTCACTGTGACGTCACTGCTAACGAGTTTATCATCACAGGTCTTCATCGTTGCTTCATTTCTTGGCTCCTCCCACTTCTCTGAGAAACCGTTACTAAGAGGCTgtggctccgcctcctcctcagtGATGGCGGTGAGGTCCTCGGGGACGATTGACTCGGTGGTGCTCAGGACTTCGATGCTGTCCTCGCTGTTGGCTCGTCTGGTGTATCCTCTCACTCGCCGGGGGACCGCCTCTGACCCGCCTCTCCTCGCCGTGGGCGCCTCAAAGTCCGAGGCATCTTGCCGCTGCGTGCGATACGAGCGCTCCGTCCCGAGCACTTCGATGCTGTCACTGCTGCTGACGCTTCCTGTCATCTCCATGATGCCCTGTGGGTCAGGGGTCACCTCTTCTCCCGCCTCCAGTTTGATTGGCAGCTCCTCCACGCAGGAGCAGAACGACTCGGGACTCATTGGCTGCTCCTCgctttgacttcctgttgctcTCTGTGATGCgctctcctcatcctcctcctcctcctcctcttcgtcgTCAGGCCGCCACAGCTCAAAGAGGAAGTTGGTGATTTGTAGCTTCCTGGAAAGCGAGCGTGTGATGTGAGCGCTCCGCAGGGTGCTGGCGTCGCCACGGAGACGGCGCTCTGTGTGAGCCAGCTGCTCTTGCATCAGCAACAGGAAGTAGGCGTTGCAGAGCTCCTCTAAGGGCTTCAGGTGGCGCTCTGACCTGCAGGAAGTGGGTGGTAACAGGTGAGGAGGCGGGACTGCCGTCGTGTCCGTCAAGGCGGGGTCGTACGGCAAGAAGTCCGGCTGTTGGAGCTTCCTGTTTGGGTAGGAAGTCACCTGGCGAAGAAGTTCTTTGTGAGTGAAGATGGAGCGCTCCAGAGCTTCCAGCTCATCCGACTTTCCTCCCGCAACATCCCGCAGCAACGTCGAGCGTGCATACCTGAAACAGTCACATGATCACAGCTCTGTGGGCGGAGCTTAAGTGGTGCATGGTGAGATCTTACTGGAGCTCTTGTAGCTTCCTCTGCAGCTCCAAAGAAAAGGCCTGCCTGTTTCCTGTCTTGAGGCTGTCGGACGCCCGGGAGAAGCCCGACGACAGCCGGGAGAAGTTCTCCATGAGCTTGGCCTCCTCCGAGCACACGTACGCCATGCAGAACGGCCGCACCATGCCGCGTGCCTCCAGGTCGTACAATGTCACATGCTGCACATACGCAAAGGCGTCCTCCGCCGAGTCACCCAGGACCACCTTGGAGTCCTCGCTGAAGCTGAGGCGGGGGCCCGGGGAGGTGGGAGGAACGTGGCAGGGGCCTGACGCCTGGTAGTCCACCGACATGATGCGAACGGAGAAGTGGTTGAGGTCAAAAGAACCGATGACCCCAGGGTCAGCTGGGATGGTCATCACGGGCGTCGGGCCCACCTGGACACACAATGACAGTAAATGCtgatgccccctagtggctgtggGAGGTATGACAATCATAGGAAGGCTATCATCGCTGCTATGTACTTGGATCTTACAGGAAGTCACATTTTTTCTGGATgggaaatatttattataataaatacaatatagtaAATGCTTTGACTGGGTTCGAACCTGaggagttgcatgttctccctgtgcatctccgagtactccggtttccttccgcattccaaaaacatgctaggttaattggcgactccaaattgtccataggtatgaatgtgagtgtgaatggttgtttgtctatatgtgccctgtgattggctggccaccagtccagggtgtaccccgcctctcgcccgaagacagctgggataggctccagcagtgagGATAATGAAAACGGATCCAAACATAGCGTCTGGAATGCTATCTAATGGAGATGTCACCAGACTTCTCGTTCAGTTTCagcactgtggtgcgttcacgGCACTCACGTAATTTCCAGATCTATTTAAAGACCGTATTCAGGATTTGAGCCGTCAAAACCGATAGACTagaataaatgtttatttgtatatataatatactccAGTCTGATCTCATTTGAAAACACTTTCAACAATTTCTACAACTTCGTTGACCCTTCTGGTAATTGAGCACCTTGGATgctactgccaccttgtggtggcTTGTATAAATCACCGCGCTGATGTTTTGAACGCAGCAGATTTTTTCGTAGTTTACAATCACCACCATTTTAAATCACCTAATACTTttaacttgttaaaaaaaaaacactttgcttAATCATTGAAATGTTCAAATATAGATAATATATCTAAAATATTAGCACTGAAGCGGCTGACCTGCTCTGAGAACTCTGCCACCAGCACAAAGTCCTTGTGGAAGCTGGCCGTGGAGCTCCATGGCTGTCTGGGTGGAAACAGCGGTACGGAGAGTGTCTCAGGGAGACCCCCGGGGTCACCCTCCACCGCGTCCTCCCCGAAGCCCTCCGGCCCGGTGAAGGGCAGCAAATCCGGCGATGAGATCATCTCCTCGGCGGTGAACTTCTCTGTCCAATTTGGACATGAGAGACGGCGAAGCTAAACTTGGACTGTGACCACCATGTTGGTTCCTCAAACAAGTCATGTGAGCGCGGATTAGTTCCAGTTGGGATACCTTCTTCCTATTTTTGTAGATTCCAAGgcgttaaaaaaatgtgaaatgaaacTTCTTTGGCCGCGCATGTTTACACACGTGACCGACCACCAGTGCAGCTGACTTGTTGCGAAATCTGCGAAAACAACTTTAACCGTGAAGCCACATAGGGAACAGGCAACCACTTCCGGTCTAcgctttcaaaataaacacgaACACGTAACATCCGCTGATATCGAATCATGTTCTTAGAAAACAGCACAGCGTTCTTCTTATTTAGACTAtctttaataatacatttcatttagaAGTGCTCTGTAGAAGTCACTGTACTATCTAAAGTAAGAGTGAGCAAATTACATTAAAACGAGCATATaaacagaaaaagtaaaaataatatcgGGGGTGGGGCACATAATTAAAATGTTCTCTCACATATGTGAAGAACGTTTTGAGTCTGGTACTGGATTCTAGTGACCTGAATCACCCATCACAGAGGAGTGAGTAAGTGAACAAGGTAGCAGACCAATACTGGTGAGCTCTTGGTATCTAAACCATCtttgatatagaggatctttgacaagtgtttagGGAGTAGTTCCTTAAGAACAACACAGCAGGGCACTCCTGTCATCTTTGACTATCCTTTGTTGCAGTGGTTAAAACAGGCCGGggctgcacaagtggttagcgcgcaggccccactgctaggagatctgagttcgattccaccctcggctacctctgtgtggagtttgcatgttctccccctgcatgcgtgggttttctccgggtactccggtttcctaccagattccaaaaacatgctaggttaattagcgactccaaattgtccataggtatgaatgtgagtgtgaatggttgtttgtctatatgtgccctgtgattggctggccactagtccactcgcccgaagacatagCTAGCAATAAGGAAAGGGCAACAATATTAACAAgtgctttattgtcattttcacTCCATCCCATAAAATATGTCACTCATCAAGGAAATAAACATTTGCACGTTTAAAAGCAAGAAGAATAAAATGAGGCAACTTGCATGTAAAGAGCTATTCCACCTGATGAACACTTCCTAATCTTTGTCCTGCGTCACATCCTCATGATTCCATTTGTGGGCACGCCTTGTCAGGATGGGACCGTGTCAGATGAGCAGTATTTCTGGCTCCGAGGTGGCACAGTACAGCATGAAGCCCATCTGGTCCACTTGGTCGTCCGTCAGTCCGCTCAGCAGGTTGACGGTGGGCTTGAAGTAGCTGTGCAGGGTCTCCTGCTCCAAGTGGCCGATGAGCTCGGCGACGCACTGCCGGAAGCGAAGGTGCAGACTCCGCTCGCTCCAGTTGCCCTCGCGCTCGCTCAGGTGCAGAACGAGGTTGGCCAGGGGGGCGGAGTCCAGAGGGCGCAGGGCGGGGTTGAGTCGGCACACCGCCTTGAGCAGCTTGAGGGTCAGTCTGCGGCAGCCGTCGTCGGCCGCGTCCAACTGAGCCAGGCGCCGCGTCTCCAGGGGGTAGAGGGACAGATGCCAGGCGTTCATCCAGGGGGCGGTGAGCTCGGGCTGGCCGGTCAGAACCACGTCACCCTCCCTCAGGAGAGGCAGCACGGAGATAAAAAGCGTCTGTTCGCTTAAACCGCTTTCTTTTGTGCACCTGGAAACGAAGGAATGACGACTAAGAAATAATCAGCAACACTTTGCAGCGAGAGTGG from Doryrhamphus excisus isolate RoL2022-K1 chromosome 1, RoL_Dexc_1.0, whole genome shotgun sequence encodes the following:
- the smcr8b gene encoding guanine nucleotide exchange protein smcr8b, whose product is MISSPDLLPFTGPEGFGEDAVEGDPGGLPETLSVPLFPPRQPWSSTASFHKDFVLVAEFSEQVGPTPVMTIPADPGVIGSFDLNHFSVRIMSVDYQASGPCHVPPTSPGPRLSFSEDSKVVLGDSAEDAFAYVQHVTLYDLEARGMVRPFCMAYVCSEEAKLMENFSRLSSGFSRASDSLKTGNRQAFSLELQRKLQELQYARSTLLRDVAGGKSDELEALERSIFTHKELLRQVTSYPNRKLQQPDFLPYDPALTDTTAVPPPHLLPPTSCRSERHLKPLEELCNAYFLLLMQEQLAHTERRLRGDASTLRSAHITRSLSRKLQITNFLFELWRPDDEEEEEEEDEESASQRATGSQSEEQPMSPESFCSCVEELPIKLEAGEEVTPDPQGIMEMTGSVSSSDSIEVLGTERSYRTQRQDASDFEAPTARRGGSEAVPRRVRGYTRRANSEDSIEVLSTTESIVPEDLTAITEEEAEPQPLSNGFSEKWEEPRNEATMKTCDDKLVSSDVTVKEILWGRSLGDDGTGSRPNHQTLPDLLVNFSTPPSSPLRAHRAADEAWDSASLAGSSDPPSPHQKVRSGVLSDKRTRKKAGRRALRFLKQNSFSQHAVFCLFSGRPLVVVGGDEGLLRKTVDGLSLFLPAPGVGAVMPCLSTPLQLSDLLTWRLMGIHRSTSSSSAMLHSLSRYSRYLGLLDLDQRTLRCPSYAGSLVKALADRSTNISRGATYLLHLESGLTALANWALLFTFGSKVPDHGEATPSVPGDLSVMRFLSDLIKRHHAGRGPPALRFSYVPLHVHKNTSS